One region of Solanum pennellii chromosome 6, SPENNV200 genomic DNA includes:
- the LOC107021348 gene encoding ras-related protein Rab2BV-like, with protein MGNRVDHEYDYLFKIVLIGDSGVGKSNILSRFTRNEFCLESKSTIGVEFATRTLQVEGKTVKAQIWDTAGQERYRAITSAYYRGAVGALLVYDITKGQTFDNVQRWLRELRDHADSNIVIMMAGNKSDLNHLRAVSEQDGQNLAEKEGLSFLETSALEAVNVDKAFQTILTEIYHIISKKALAAQAAATTTTLPGQGTTISVNDTSDNVKRGCCST; from the exons ATGGGGAATAGAGTGGATCATGAGTACGATTACTTGTTTAAGATCGTGTTGATTGGTGATTCTGGAGTTGGAAAATCGAACATTCTGTCTAGGTTTACGCGAAATGAGTTCTGTTTGGAGTCAAAATCTACTATTGGAGTTGAGTTCGCCACTAGAACTCTTCAG GTTGAGGGAAAGACAGTCAAGGCCCAAATATGGGACACTGCAGGCCAAGAACGGTACCGAGCCATTACCAGTGCTTATTACAGAGGAGCAGTTGGTGCACTCCTTGTTTATGACATAACAAAGGGACAAACATTCGACAATGTTCAAAGGTGGCTCCGAGAATTGAGAGACCATGCAGATTCTAACATTGTCATTATGATGGCTGGAAACAAGTCCGACCTTAACCACCTTCGTGCAGTCTCTGAGCAGGATGGTCAAAATTTAGCTGAGAAGGAAGGACTGTCATTTCTTGAGACATCGGCATTGGAAGCAGTCAACGTAGATAAGGCTTTTCAGACTATACTAACCGAGATATACCATATCATAAGCAAGAAGGCGCTGGCTGCACAAGCAGCAGCCACAACCACTACTCTTCCCGGTCAGGGTACAACCATCAGTGTTAATGACACCTCTGATAATGTGAAGAGAGGCTGCTGTTCTACCTGA
- the LOC107022566 gene encoding copper transporter 6-like isoform X1, with protein sequence MNNDGHMHGMAMGPSPPSSSITMNNATRGGSGMMMKNNHHMMMHMTFFWGKNTEILFSGWPGYDNLGMYILALVVVFFMAIFVEFLSHSNYINKSNVDDDVTSGFLQTILYGLRIGLAYVVMLAVMSFNGGVFLVAIVGHSLGFMVFGSRVFKKSSSGKNLDLPPMSCSC encoded by the exons atgaaCAACGACGGCCACATGCATGGAATGGCTATGGGGCCGTCACCACCATCATCGTCAATCACTATGAACAACGCCACTAGAGGAGGCag CGGGATGATGATGAAGAACAACCATCACATGATGATGCATATGACATTTTTCTGGGGAAAGAATACTGAGATTCTCTTCTCAGGTTGGCCTGGATATGATAATTTGGGCATGTACATTTTGGCACTTGTTGTTGTCTTCTTCATGGCGATTTTCGTCGAATTTCTCTCTCATAGCAACTATATTAACAAGagtaatgttgatgatgatgtgaCTTCTGGATTTCTTCAGACAATCTTGTATGGTTTGAGAATTGGTTTGGCTTATGTTGTTATGTTGGCTGTTATGTCTTTTAATGGTGGTGTTTTCTTGGTTGCTATTGTTGGACACtctttagggtttatggttttTGGAAGTAGGGTTTTTAAGAAATCATCTAGTGGGAAGAACTTGGATCTTCCTCCTATGAGTTGTAGTTGTTGA
- the LOC107022566 gene encoding copper transporter 1-like isoform X2 produces the protein MMMKNNHHMMMHMTFFWGKNTEILFSGWPGYDNLGMYILALVVVFFMAIFVEFLSHSNYINKSNVDDDVTSGFLQTILYGLRIGLAYVVMLAVMSFNGGVFLVAIVGHSLGFMVFGSRVFKKSSSGKNLDLPPMSCSC, from the coding sequence ATGATGATGAAGAACAACCATCACATGATGATGCATATGACATTTTTCTGGGGAAAGAATACTGAGATTCTCTTCTCAGGTTGGCCTGGATATGATAATTTGGGCATGTACATTTTGGCACTTGTTGTTGTCTTCTTCATGGCGATTTTCGTCGAATTTCTCTCTCATAGCAACTATATTAACAAGagtaatgttgatgatgatgtgaCTTCTGGATTTCTTCAGACAATCTTGTATGGTTTGAGAATTGGTTTGGCTTATGTTGTTATGTTGGCTGTTATGTCTTTTAATGGTGGTGTTTTCTTGGTTGCTATTGTTGGACACtctttagggtttatggttttTGGAAGTAGGGTTTTTAAGAAATCATCTAGTGGGAAGAACTTGGATCTTCCTCCTATGAGTTGTAGTTGTTGA
- the LOC107023423 gene encoding mitochondrial import inner membrane translocase subunit TIM10-like isoform X2, whose translation MMAANNLPREVDAEQIFGMAEKEMEYRVEFFNKLTHTCFNKCVEKKYKEGELYMGENTCIDRCVSKYQQVTNIIGQMLANGERPM comes from the exons ATGATGGCTGCTAATAATTTACCAAGAGAAGTGGACGCGGAGCAG ATTTTTGGCATGGCTGAGAAGGAGATGGAGTACAGGGTTGAATTTTTTAACAA ACTCACCCATACGTGCTTCAACAAGTGTGTCGAGAAAAAGTACAAGGAGGGTGAGCTATATATGGGTGAAAACACCTGCATTGATCGTTGTGTCTCGAAATATCAGCAG GTGACAAACATCATTGGTCAGATGCTCGCTAATGGAGAACGACCCATGTGA
- the LOC107023423 gene encoding mitochondrial import inner membrane translocase subunit TIM10-like isoform X1, with amino-acid sequence MCSYHFLIQVLLLLCYSSVMMAANNLPREVDAEQIFGMAEKEMEYRVEFFNKLTHTCFNKCVEKKYKEGELYMGENTCIDRCVSKYQQVTNIIGQMLANGERPM; translated from the exons ATGTGTAGCTATCACTTTTTGATccaagtgttgttgttgttgtgttacAGCTCTGTAATGATGGCTGCTAATAATTTACCAAGAGAAGTGGACGCGGAGCAG ATTTTTGGCATGGCTGAGAAGGAGATGGAGTACAGGGTTGAATTTTTTAACAA ACTCACCCATACGTGCTTCAACAAGTGTGTCGAGAAAAAGTACAAGGAGGGTGAGCTATATATGGGTGAAAACACCTGCATTGATCGTTGTGTCTCGAAATATCAGCAG GTGACAAACATCATTGGTCAGATGCTCGCTAATGGAGAACGACCCATGTGA
- the LOC107023424 gene encoding uncharacterized protein LOC107023424 → MPNLGVNKADTEANGGSSRHSSPPRRASSETITTDGSFHLTDSDSDQSWHSPLGSMDDISVYCDQQPLRRDISLSDDEIDLESGELEMKFHSKEEKDCRICHLSLLRSGGISSGGDQVQEASGGMAIELGCSCKGDLGATHKQCAETWFKTKGNTICEICGANALNIAGEQTNEANNASVAPLAASAAPIAFSESQGCWHGRRVMNFLLASMVFAFVISWLFHFNILP, encoded by the exons atgCCTAATCTTGGAGTTAATAAAGCTGACACAGAGGCAAATGGTGGTTCCAGCCGTCATTCATCGCCGCCGCGGAGGGCGAGCAGTGAGACAATCACAACTGATGGGAGTTTCCACTTAACTGATTCTGATTCTGACCAATCTTGGCACTCACCTTTAGGCTCTATGGATGATATTTCAGTATATTGTGATCAACAGCCACTGAGGAGGGATATTTCTTTGtcagatgatgagattgatttGGAGAGTGGTGAATTGGAGATGAAGTTTCATAGTAAAGAAGAGAAGGATTGTAGGATTTGTCATTTGAGTTTGTTGAGAAGTGGTGGAATTAGTAGTGGTGGAGATCAAGTGCAAGAGGCTTCAGGTGGGATGGCTATTGAGTTGGGATGTTCTTGCAAAGGTGACTTAGGTGCTACTCACAAACAATGTGCTGAGACTTGGTTCAAAACCAAGGGAAACAC AATTTGTGAAATCTGTGGTGCCAATGCACTGAACATTGCTGGAGAGCAGACAAATGAAGCCAATAATGCTTCAGTAGCCCCTCTTGCAGCGTCCGCAGCACCTATAGCCTTTTCTGAAAGCCAAGGCTGTTGGCATGGGCGCCGTGTCATGAATTTTCTACTTGCATCTATGGTTTTTGCCTTTGTCATCTCATGGCTTTTTCACTTCAATATATTGCCCTAG
- the LOC107023425 gene encoding exosome complex component RRP41-like: MAGKSGSTPTTYSPSPATRKKKRIPIADADWVRPDNRGFYQCRPAYLKTGAVSTAAGSAYAEFGNTKVIVSVFGPRESKKAMMYSDTGRLNCNVSYTSFATPNRGQGSDNKELSSMLHKALEGVIILESFPKTCVDVFALVLESGGSDLPVVISCASLALADAGILLYDLVASVSVSCIGKNFVIDPISEEESYQDGSLMITCMPSRNEVTQLIVSGGWSTPKINEAMELCLGACSKLGEVMRSCLKDVVTDSKE; this comes from the coding sequence ATGGCTGGAAAATCAGGGTCGACGCCAACGACATATTCACCGTCTCCAGCAACACGCAAGAAGAAGAGAATCCCTATTGCTGATGCTGATTGGGTTCGTCCTGATAATCGTGGCTTCTATCAGTGCCGTCCTGCTTATCTGAAGACTGGTGCTGTGAGTACAGCTGCAGGATCAGCATATGCAGAGTTTGGGAACACCAAGGTAATCGTATCTGTGTTCGGACCAAGGGAAAGTAAAAAGGCAATGATGTACAGTGATACAGGACGCTTAAATTGTAATGTTAGTTACACAAGTTTTGCCACCCCTAATCGTGGGCAGGGATCAGACAACAAGGAACTTTCCTCAATGTTACACAAAGCTTTAGAGGGTGTTATAATTCTGGAATCCTTCCCAAAGACTTGTGTGGATGTTTTTGCTTTGGTATTGGAATCTGGTGGAAGTGATCTCCCCGTGGTCATATCATGTGCTAGTCTAGCTTTAGCAGATGCAGGAATTTTGCTATACGACTTGGTTGCCTCAGTTTCTGTATCTTGTATTGGAAAGAACTTTGTCATTGATCCCATTTCCGAGGAAGAAAGTTACCAAGATGGAAGCTTAATGATAACTTGTATGCCTTCGCGTAATGAGGTCACTCAACTGATTGTATCTGGAGGATGGTCAACACCAAAGATTAACGAGGCAATGGAGCTATGTCTTGGTGCTTGCTCCAAACTTGGAGAGGTTATGAGATCATGTTTAAAAGACGTTGTCACTGATTCAAAAGAATAG